A window of the Lactuca sativa cultivar Salinas chromosome 5, Lsat_Salinas_v11, whole genome shotgun sequence genome harbors these coding sequences:
- the LOC111892613 gene encoding leucine-rich repeat extensin-like protein 4 isoform X2, whose amino-acid sequence MDEKYFLFLVSFIFIIKTTANASSFSVGGGVGVGVGIGGGGGGGGWVGGGVNYPNPSVRPSSNLKNAYIALQAWKTAIKSDPKGLLRSWVGANVCAYNGVFCADPTEETGDPSGPVVAGIDLNHGNLEGILVKELSLLTDMSLLHLNSNRFTGTIPQSFKDLYALTELDLSNNQFTGPFPATTLQIPNLLYLDLRFNSFSGPIPQDLFSRNLDAIFLNNNQFEGEIPQNLGSSPASVINLANNKLTGDIPVNFGYSSPKLKEILFMNNRLTGCIPQGIGMWSDMQVFDASFNSLMGHMPDTISCLEDIEVLNVAHNKLSVKNVRNCMEGMLVLILH is encoded by the exons ATGGACGAAAAATACTTTCTTTTTTTAGTTtctttcatcttcatcatcaaaacCACAGCCAATGCTAGTTCATTTAGTGTGGGTGGTGGTGTCGGTGTTGGGGTGGGTATAGGCGGCGGCGGTGGCGGTGGCGGATGGGTGGGTGGTGGTGTGAATTACCCAAATCCGTCAGTTCGTCCATCTTCAAATCTCAAGAATGCCTATATTGCCCTCCAAGCATGGAAGACAGCAATCAAGAGTGATCCGAAAGGGTTATTGAGATCATGGGTTGGGGCAAATGTGTGTGCTTACAATGGAGTATTTTGTGCAGATCCGACGGAGGAAACGGGTGATCCATCTGGACCAGTAGTTGCAGGTATAGATCTCAACCATGGCAACCTTGAGGGCATTCTCGTAAAAGAACTCTCTCTCCTCACAGATATGTCTCTTCTTCACCTCAACAGTAATAGATTCACAGGAACAATCCCACAAAGCTTTAAAGACCTTTATGCCCTCACCGAACTTGACCTTAGTAATAACCAGTTCACCGGACCATTTCCGGCGACAACACTCCAAATCCCAAATCTCCTCTATTTAGACCTCCGTTTCAATTCCTTCTCCGGACCCATTCCTCAAGATCTCTTCAGCAGAAATCTCGACGCAATTTTCCTCAACAACAACCAATTCGAAGgtgaaatcccccaaaatttaggGAGTTCACCTGCTTCGGTGATCAATCTGGCGAACAACAAGCTTACCGGCGACATCCCTGTAAATTTTGGGTATTCCAGTCCGAAATTGAAGGAGATCTTGTTCATGAACAATCGATTAACTGGTTGTATACCTCAAGGAATCGGGATGTGGTCAGATATGCAAGTGTTTGATGCGAGTTTCAACTCACTGATGGGTCATATGCCTGATACGATATCTTGTTTGGAAGATATTGAAGTTTTGAATGTAGCACACAACAAATTGTCAG TGAAGAATGTGAGAAATTGTATGGAAGGAATGTTGGTTTTGATATTGCATTGA
- the LOC111892613 gene encoding leucine-rich repeat extensin-like protein 4 isoform X1 — MDEKYFLFLVSFIFIIKTTANASSFSVGGGVGVGVGIGGGGGGGGWVGGGVNYPNPSVRPSSNLKNAYIALQAWKTAIKSDPKGLLRSWVGANVCAYNGVFCADPTEETGDPSGPVVAGIDLNHGNLEGILVKELSLLTDMSLLHLNSNRFTGTIPQSFKDLYALTELDLSNNQFTGPFPATTLQIPNLLYLDLRFNSFSGPIPQDLFSRNLDAIFLNNNQFEGEIPQNLGSSPASVINLANNKLTGDIPVNFGYSSPKLKEILFMNNRLTGCIPQGIGMWSDMQVFDASFNSLMGHMPDTISCLEDIEVLNVAHNKLSGELPDLVCELRSLLKLSVAYNFFSGFSEECEKLYGRNVGFDIALNCIPGLEMQRPQPECSMIPGGGLSCLRIPSLRPLACGTLLQSLNSSAP, encoded by the coding sequence ATGGACGAAAAATACTTTCTTTTTTTAGTTtctttcatcttcatcatcaaaacCACAGCCAATGCTAGTTCATTTAGTGTGGGTGGTGGTGTCGGTGTTGGGGTGGGTATAGGCGGCGGCGGTGGCGGTGGCGGATGGGTGGGTGGTGGTGTGAATTACCCAAATCCGTCAGTTCGTCCATCTTCAAATCTCAAGAATGCCTATATTGCCCTCCAAGCATGGAAGACAGCAATCAAGAGTGATCCGAAAGGGTTATTGAGATCATGGGTTGGGGCAAATGTGTGTGCTTACAATGGAGTATTTTGTGCAGATCCGACGGAGGAAACGGGTGATCCATCTGGACCAGTAGTTGCAGGTATAGATCTCAACCATGGCAACCTTGAGGGCATTCTCGTAAAAGAACTCTCTCTCCTCACAGATATGTCTCTTCTTCACCTCAACAGTAATAGATTCACAGGAACAATCCCACAAAGCTTTAAAGACCTTTATGCCCTCACCGAACTTGACCTTAGTAATAACCAGTTCACCGGACCATTTCCGGCGACAACACTCCAAATCCCAAATCTCCTCTATTTAGACCTCCGTTTCAATTCCTTCTCCGGACCCATTCCTCAAGATCTCTTCAGCAGAAATCTCGACGCAATTTTCCTCAACAACAACCAATTCGAAGgtgaaatcccccaaaatttaggGAGTTCACCTGCTTCGGTGATCAATCTGGCGAACAACAAGCTTACCGGCGACATCCCTGTAAATTTTGGGTATTCCAGTCCGAAATTGAAGGAGATCTTGTTCATGAACAATCGATTAACTGGTTGTATACCTCAAGGAATCGGGATGTGGTCAGATATGCAAGTGTTTGATGCGAGTTTCAACTCACTGATGGGTCATATGCCTGATACGATATCTTGTTTGGAAGATATTGAAGTTTTGAATGTAGCACACAACAAATTGTCAGGTGAGTTGCCGGATTTGGTTTGTGAATTGAGAAGCTTGTTGAAATTGAGTGTggcttataattttttttctggATTTAGTGAAGAATGTGAGAAATTGTATGGAAGGAATGTTGGTTTTGATATTGCATTGAATTGTATTCCGGGGTTGGAAATGCAAAGACCTCAGCCAGAGTGTTCTATGATTCCGGGTGGTGGGTTGAGTTGCCTTAGAATCCCTTCTCTTAGGCCTCTTGCTTGTGGTACATTGCTTCAATCACTAAATTCATCGGCTCCATGA